AGTTGGTTTATTGAAGATCTAATTAATAATCGCATTATGGTTACTCCGCCCCATCTTTTTGAAGATGGCAATGACAAGTTAGGGTAAGGTGATAATAAAAatcagaattttcaaaaaaattcaaatatcaaGTTCATTCATTCTTAGTgtgtgaaaaaaattaatatgtaaattaattaatcaactataGCTTTACAATGCTAGGTGATGATATATCcaatacatattttttaaatttgtcaaAATTTCTCTATAGTCTTTTTTTTCCCAAGTCTTCTAGACCTTTTACCAAAAAAGTAATAATATTATGTCAACTTCTAGATATTCAACTACTAcaattcattaataatttatttactaaaatactaacatgaaaaatataaattttatgacATCAATATTattatagaaaatatataaaaataataatattaagacaAAATTACAATCAAAATTAGTCAATAAtattcatacactttctttcaatgGTTTATCCACGTGGAAAATTCTTGAATATTGGAATAGTGTGTGTACGAACTGAACGTCGCAAATGTTACCGTTAACGTTCGGATTTATCCACGTGTCTTATTCTCCCTCTCCGTCCATCTATCCGTTAactctctctctactctctctctctctctctctctctgcaatTCTTCTCCATTGAACAAACCGAAATTCTTTCTTCGTTTCAAGAAAAtctaaaaaaggagaaaaaaaatatTCGATACATACACATTCTTTATTGTGACAATGGGAAAGATACTATGCGATTCCACCGCCGCCGCTGAACCGTTTCAAGGTTCGCCGGCGGCGGCGCTTCCATGGATCGATTCCAAATCTCCGTCACCAATGGAAGCCATCGGAGCCGTAGATCTCGTCGTTCCGATGAATCTTGCCAACGAGGCCTTCACCGGCGGCGGCTGGGAGGACGTCGTCGGTTTGGAGGAGGCGCAGAGGCGGCACCTCCAGAGGCTTCACGCTAAGGGCGTTCTATGGAAGCCGCCGGAGATTAACGATTCATCGTTGTCTTCGTCGGATCTCAGATCTGTTGTTTTCCGTTTATCTTACGGCGGCGAGGTTTCCTCCGACGGGAACTGTCTTTTCACGGCGTCGCAGAAGGCGATGACGGTTGAGGATATTGATTCACGGGAACTGAGACGGCGGACGGTAGCCAGATTCTTGCAAGATTTCGGATCTGTGAGTTTTGAGGAGGGAGAAGCGATTGACGATGCGATTCGGCATATGTATTCGCCGGATCTGAGATTTGGTTGGGGTATTCATGTTGTTCAGGAGGTGAAGTTGTTGGCTAAGAAGGAGGATCGGTTTTCTCTTGATTCTGCCATCAACGAACTCGTCCACCTCGGCATGCAAAGGTATTGCGTGATTCTTTGCTCTGAATCTTGTATTTTCTTTTGAATCAAATCGATTAGCTCATAGATTCAATTTCTAGGGTTTTGAAATTGTTGAAAATTAGGTCTAGAAGTTTACATTATATGTTAGATCTGAAATTTCACATCTACGATTTATTCTTATtcagattttatttttttcagattcTGTGTTTCATTTCAAAGAAAAATGAGATTCTAGATAAATTCTTGACCATGTTTTGGTTTGAGAAGTATGAAAATTCTTATTGATGTTTATTGTGTATTGTTTTGGCTGTTTTTTTTGAAGAGAAATGGCGGCAGAGTCTATTTACAAGGAGAGATGCATTCCGGTGAATGATGGTCCAACATGGGCGAAATACATGTTGATATCTGGTTCTCTGGAGGATGAATATGATATCATCACTTTGCAATATACTGAGGAGGGTTTATTATCTGTTGATGAGAATAGAGAGGGTCGTGCTGCAGCTTTTGGGGATGATATTGCAATTGAATGTCTTGCGACAGAGTTCAAGCGCGAGATATATGTGGTAAGAAATTAATGAACCTTCAATGGAGACTTGGAAGTTGCATTTTCATGTCTGTCCTGTATTTTTTCCATTAACATGTTGCACCAGTTGTTGTCTAATTTCAATGGAATGATTTGTTCTTTGGAATAAATATCATTTTTGCCAACAATCCTTTCATATTACTACTTGTATTTTAGCTGTTCTGTGCATGAGAATAAAGTTATTTTAATCATATTCATATTCTGTGAATTACTTTGGAAAGTAGATGGGGGAGCCAGCCACTAAATGAATCAGTCCATGATACTCTGAGTATTATTAACTGGATTGAAGCTCTGAGTCCTGACCTTCTGTTGCAAATGGCAATTCAGATATACTTGTGTAATACATTCAGTTACTTGTTTGTAGAACACTAATCAAGTATTCTTGTGTAATACATTCAGTTACTTGTTTGTAGAACACTAATCAAGTATAGTACTGTGTGTTGGAATGACGACCATTTGTGGCTGGCTTGTTGAATCTCATACTTCTCCAATGGGTTTATTATAACATGAAATAGTTGTTTTTGACATTTTGTAATGGGGAATTCTTTTGAGATGATTGAAGTTTCTTGTATTCCCCATTCTGGATATATGGGCATTTGCTGTGAGTTATCCTCTTATAGTTATTTATTGCTTGTATAATGATGAAGATTTGATGATAAGATCaagattattattaaaattcaaattttttctcTTTGTGCTTTGATTTGTGTACATATTTAAATGTCTCTCAGTCTGCTTCCATCtgaaattattttatcattttaaggTGCGATTTGTATACATATTTGTGAGTAATTTGTCTCTCTGCCTGCTTCCATCTGAAATTATATTATCATTTTAAGGTGCAAGCGCATGGTTCAGATGCTATGGTTGATGAAGAAAATTGTGTGTTTTTCCTTCCGCATCGTCCAAGGAGCGAAATTGCAGAACTTCCCTTTTTCCTTTTCATGAAAGGAACAGGTAACAAAGAAAATAGATTTTTCTGGTCTCATACCTATTTTGCATCCTCTTTTTAAGTTTGTAATGCTTGAGTGAACTATCTAAGCAATTTTCTGCATTCAGGTTGGTGTGGTGCTGGAGCTGACCATTATGAGCCCTTGATTGCTCAGCCGTCCGCCTATGTTTCCCAAGAAAAGGTTGCTGTGGTACTGTGAGTGTGAGGCTTTTTAGCCTGCAATTTTGTGGAGTAGAGACTGAGTAGAGTTAGAGTTTCTCCAACCTATTTATGGCCATTTTAGAAACATTCGGCCGCAACAATCTGGTTCTCCCAAAGACTAGATTTGGTCCTGGAGTATCTCATTTTGTTGCACTTATTTTGTTACTGACATTTAGATTCAATCATCTTTGACTCTCTTGACATTTGACAAGCAGGTATTGTCTGCAATTGCGCTAGCCGCAGAATTGTAATAGTTTTCCGGCTTCTGTTTTGTTGTTCATTGAGTTGATTAGAGAGAGTTTTGTTCCAATTAGGTAGTGTGTtcttcaaattgaagagttgttgTTCTTGTATCTTTGTGGATTTCGTCACTATAATGAAGTGGCTTATTTTCTGGTCATTTAACATTGCATTTCAAAACCTGATTTTGTTCAATTTCCACCGGTAAATACTTCTTTTTAGTACTCCTTCCGGTCTAAATATAAGCAAAATAGTCGTATATTTAGAGCGCAAGCTTTGTAAATGTGGTAAATGCAAGCTGATGATCATTTTTGTAATCAAGTTTCCAGAAGGTTTTTACACTGTTTCAGGAAGGAAGCTCTGAATGGCATATAGAAAGCACCAATTTCACCGGGAGACAAATTCATAGCTTGGTTGAGATCTTGTTTTGTTAATAAGTTTTCAACATCAAGTGCAAGTTTCGTTGAGATGATTTTCAATATAGCTTCTGAATTCACTTGATCCAGTTTCATTCGATAAATTGTTTTTTGAAGCAAAATAATCACGTGGTTCTACTTCCGCCGCGAATAAAAGAAGAGGGTTGTGTTAGACCCTAGTCAACCAGCCTAAAATTTTGTCGAATTTCAATGAAATGAATCAACTAGGAACAAATTACAACCATCTGATTAACACAATAACACTCACAAAACAATTATACTAGGCGACTTCTAAATAATTatagttttataaaaatatcattaTCAATATCATACACAAATCAATAAACTcatattgtttttcaaaactaatTCATGTAACTTTTTTAGTTTGAATTAGATCTATAAAACTCCAAAACATGTGCATATCCTTGATTTTCAAACTAGGTATACATATAAAAAAAAGTCAGACTTTGTAATATTGAACATAAGCAAGATGATAAATATAATTTACGTAAATTGTTATATGTACAATACTATACTATTCTAGATAAATTTCgtttaaaaaaaagaagagaaagaaagaattgaCAAGAACAATAAAACATTCTCACCATGAGGAACTAATCGATGAGTTGAATGAAACTCCAGAAGCATAAACAGCTACGTTCATTAGTAACTTTACCATAATAATGGCATACATGCACCTCCCAATTACACTTTAATTCACTCAATTGATACATAATTGAGACGCAACGTAACCTTTTATAGTTACACACTTACACAATACTTAACGTGTAAGTAAAGACCGGAAAATAAGGAAGATTAGGTTTATTTATACAAAATAAGTAAATTATgtaatagaaaataaaacaagttaACTAGTAAAAGAAAAATGACTATAAACacctgaaattttaaaaaaagaatttacAACGTACAAATAGAGTCCATTTGTTACAACgtataaaaatgtgatttttatattaaatggtAGAATTTCTAAAAAGTTTAAATTAAAAGTtatgtaatttttattattttaaatgtatTTAAGAAAATCTCTATGTTATTGAAAATCgaaattaattttagtttatcTTAAATAATCAAagataatttcttttttttttttgaataaatctaAAAAGCATGAAAAAGTCTCTCAAGACTGACCTTCttcattcttaaaaaaaaaattaaaagaagaatTGTCCGTCCTCGAGGATGAATTGGTGGATAATTCTAACTAGTATTTTGAATGGGCAAAGGAGCAAGTAGCATTCATCTGCCCTGAATTGAACTTAAGTCAGAGGGACTTATTCAAAGTGGCTCGGGACAACCAACTAGCAGATGAAGAAAAGGTGTCACTCCCCAAGGCGTCAAATCCATCTTATGACGGACATGTTCAGATCGAGACTGAGAGCGCCAAGGCTGGGGCGGACGAAACTCCCTAGGAGAATATTGCTCTTTAAGAAGTCGCTTCAGAAGAAAGGTGGCCCTAGGAGAATGGCCAGTGAGCTCGCATTTTTGTTTTTGGCtttctcattatttttttttcatggTGGCTTTTTGTAACCATACCTTATGAGCTTTATGTAATGATTAACTATGCCCTTAGAGGCTTTTACCTTATGTTCTTGCCCTTTAGATTAATGACATCCTTTGCGTTAAggcatttttttctcttttcctcACTTTGTTTATTTCTTGAGAAAATAGTTTTAGAACACCCTAAACAAGTTTTCTAACACTATATTGTCCCTTGGGAGAGGGACTGAGGATTTCTAATTGAGGACTATGAGTTTTGATAGTCCCATTGGGCGACAAGGATTCTTCCATGAGGATTCAACATTATTCATTGTCACTTGAACTACAAGGATTCCTTTATGATGATCTAGCATAATTTATTGTCTCGTGGGCGACAAACATTCCTCTATGAAGATCTTGCGAGAGAAAATATTGACTCAAGTGGTCTAGAAGGGGTGTGGGGTGTAACATCTTGATTTTTAGTATTAATTAtatctattttattatattttattaattaaattttgatttttgtgaGTAATtggttttatttaaattatttgatatGTGCACTATGTGATGGGTTAGTCAGGTtacatatgtcgaaaccgtagaATTATAATTAGTAATAATGTCGGTTTATGatggaattattttattaagtgagGATTGTAGGAAATAGTAGAAGAATAAGTAATTAGACCTAATGATGAAATGTGGAGGGTAAATGTGGGAGTGTGTTAGTAAGCCCAATAGTTATTACTAGAGTTAGTGTATTATTAAGGGTTTAATGAAAAGAGGAAAATAGAAGTTACTTAGAGAATAACAGGTGTTTGTGGTTTTTGAGTTATGTGTGACACCCTTGAATTAATATGCATGACATATTACTCTGATTTATGCTATATTTTCCACGGGGTTTAGAATGGTGTTAGGGGGCATGAATAAACCTTTTCCAAATAGACCAATTTTAAAAACATTTACTTTTTGAAAATTAGAGTTCGAGAAAAATTGCTTGGCGTAGCAGGATTTTCGTACAAAATGTATGATTTTTTGACTTATCGTAATATGCGCTTAATTAGAAACACAAAATGAGCGATAGATGAAAATACGAAAAATAGTAAATGTCTCACTTGACCAAAAATCAAGTTACACGAGATGTATAAAGCAAGTCTTTTCAATTCAGAAAGAAATCTAACATTACAATTTTTAGTGTTAGTCAAAAGTAATGCCGTTTTAGGATCTCAAtctaacaaaatctaaaaattattcacaaaattgCTACAAATGCGATAAACCCTAATATCATGTGATtctaagaaaataaattaaatataaacaagcaatcctaaacaaaatataaaaaagagaTAGAAAGAGAGATAATATATCAAATTTATAGTGGTTTGGCAATTTGTCATGGCTTATGCCAAATCCATTCTCCAATGGTTGCCCATTGAAAATTTGTTATTCTTCCACTATAATTTCAACAATATTACATCGATTATTTTAGTACAATCACAATTTGAGATAATGCCAAAAATAAATATCTTGATTTTGATTCCTCTTTGACTGTACACAACTTTTGACTCTTAATTATGCAAAACCTTTACTTGACTTTGACTTCAATCTTCCAGCTTTAAGAAACATGGGGCACCTCATTAAGAACCCATTCTCCCGCAGGGGAAAAGAGTGCCCCCACATTAAATAAacgatgtttttgaaaaaattatacaATCGGAAAAAGTGATACTTTACCTTAACCAATCTAATTAATAACCTAACTAAATAAACATGACGTTACACCTACAAAGCTAATGAACTCGCTATGACCTCTTTCTATGATACTTTCATGCTCCTCACGAACAACACGACCAACTCTTCATCGTCTAGAAGTGCCCTATCCTCTCTCGGGGCTTTACTTATGGCATAAGGTCCATAACATTCACTTCTTACCCATTTGGCTACAGGGAACAGGTCATGAACATAATCGCCCTCTTTAGCTTCAAATTATCCAAATAACATCTCCTAGTGGTCACCTAATCACCCTGAACAACTCCGACATGCCCATTGGGAAACGATACTTTATGCACATGTATAATATAATCAAGTTTACTCCCAAAAGGTTGAAAGCAAGCTGCCTCATGATCATGTTATATGTGGAAGACGCATATAAAACTGAACCCTACCAATCCTACCAGTGAGCCTTGGAAAGCTTTAAAATCGTCTATATCCAAGCGAAGTTTCTCGAAAGTGTCCATATAGAGAATGTATGCATAACCCATTAATCAATTAACACACTCTTAATTTTCTAATCATCATACCTCATAGTTATGACCATGTGGTCGTAATCATGGGGATGGATACCAACAACATCCTTTTCAGAGAAGGTGATTTCAGACTCTAGGGCTTTCTTTTTCGCCAAGACCAAGGTTGGTAGGCGAGCTTTTTGCAGCCAAGACTTGACGTGCATATCTTCTATGAGCAGAGCTAGTTTAGATGCCCCTGACAAGCCCTCATGCTATGGTGTTAAGGGTGTGTCACACATGTATGTCATCACCTCCTCAACTTAGTTCCTTGCCCTTCTAAGATCCGAGGCTTCCATAGGCATCTCTCCCTTAAGATTTGTAGTCTCTTGTGACTAGGTGGAACCGCCCCTTGACATATTTTTTCAAGTGCCCTTGCTGGATGAGACGCTCTATCTCCTTCTTGAGCTGGTATCAGTGTTATGTGTGGCGGCCCTTGACTTTGTGAAATTTGTTTCTGGACCCTTTCTTTCACTCTGTTATGTTGAGACACATCATCTTTCAGGTTCACTAGACAATGGATAGTGCGAGTGAGTTTAGGTGTACTAAAACCAACTGGTGGACGACTACTAAAATTCAGACAACCTCTTGAAATATTTCGGTGGCCCATGACTTTGTAAGACAACTCACCCCCTTATCAGCGTGTTTTGCCTTCCTTACGTAGAATGTTCCTTCTTAAAGCCCAATATAATTATTAGGCTAAATTACCTCTAGGGTcctttaacttatttaaatgtaaCAATTTGGTcctttatgttattttttcttcaGAATGGTTCACTTAAGTTAAAAAAATGATGTGTCACTTAAGTTAATGATGTGTCCACTCCTATATGCTgactattctttattttttttaaaagtcattcttttattttccaCTACTAAAATAAATATGGCAGCTTAATGTAGAAAGTATAAGGTCACGCAGAAGGTGAAGGTGCTCGTAGACTACGACGGCGCTGAAGGTGACGCAAGAGCATTGCTGAGGTATGTATCCTATTTTCTAAAATGATTGTTGCTGAATGTGTGTCTGTCGTTGATAATAGCAATGTTAGGGTTTGATACTCATTAGGTTGCTGGGTGTGTGTGTTGTTGATGTTCTTAGGTCAAACTGGACATGGATGAATTTTATGTTGATTTCCATCATGGGGGTTTTTCGTTGGTGATAAGTATGAACAAGGGGAAGTGTCAATCTGGAAATGTGATGGTGATAAATGGAGTTACTTTGAGATTTTGGGGGTTGTTAATGAGATGGGATATCCAGGGGTTCTTGAAATTTGGTACGACTTTGCTGGAACATTGAAGGCTTTAGAAGATGACTTTGGTGCTATAGAAGCACTGAACTGGTCCAAGACAAATGGAAAAGTTGATATATACATTGTTCACCCTATATCTCAACCTGACATACAAGTTACCCTACCTGGACCCCAACCTAAAACTGAACCAACTGAGGcccaacctgaaacaaatgaggCCCAACCAGAAGTGGTTGTAACTGAACCAACTGTGGcccaacctgaaacaaatgaggCCCAACCTGAAACTGAAGTAGGTGAAGTAAATGATAGGGACATAGTAGAAGGGTTTTATGACTTAGGTGATTAGATTTTAAATGATGGATTTGGAGAATTATTAGTAGGAGAAGGGTTCTTAGCTGGCCAAAATCATTAACCTCTTGATGAACTACTGCCAGAGGAGATATCTAAAAAAAGGAAGAGGACTAATGGAAgaccaaagaaaaaaaaaggtggTAGCGGAACTCCAAAAAAGGCAACTTCAGGAAGCTTAAATAAGGGAAAAAAGGGAAGACCAAAGAAAAAACAAGAGGATGAAGGATTAAATGCAGATGGTGTAGAAACATCAAGTGAGGAAGATGTTCTTGATTTTGGATTTAGAAAAAGGAGCACAGGTAGGAAGGTATGTCATGGTTTGTCAGATTCTGACTATCAAACTGGGGAGCTAATAAGTGAATATGATATGAGTAGTGATTATTCAGATGAGAGTGGGAAGGTAAAGTATCCATCATTTGTTCCCCCTAAGAAGTTTAATGACTATAAGTGGATGTTAGGAAGCTTGTTTTCAACAAGGGAAGAGTTCAAGGAAGCTGTGTCAAGTTATGTTGTTCACAATGGTAGGGATTTAAGATACCTGAAGAATGACAAGACTAGGGTCAGAGTGGGTTGCAAGGAAGGTTGTGGATGGGTGGCTTTGTGTTCTAAATTGCCACATGAGGATACTTGGCAATTAAGAACATTAAATGATAATCACACTTGTAGTAGAGAGTATAATGTTAGGATGTTTAATACAAACTGGTTAGGGAAGAAGTTGTATTCAACAGTTAGAATTAACCCCAATGTAAAACTGACTGCAATTTGTGACAAAGTACATGAAAAATGGAATGCTGGAATGCATAGGATGAAAGCTTACAGGGCAAGAAAGTCAGCACTAGATATGGTTGAAGGGTCTTTCAAGGAGCAATATAGAAGACTTTATGACTATACACATGAGCTACTGAGGTCTAACCCAAACAGCACCATCAAGATCAATGTCTAAGCAACTGATGTGGATCCTACTGAAATTGAACAACAACATGAAGATTATGTTAGCAGACCATTACTACCAAGTTTCCATAGACTTTATATGTGCCTTCAAGCTTGCAAGAAAAGTTTCCAAGTTTGTAGACCAATAATAGGAATAGATGGATGTTTTCTCAAGGGCAACTATGGTGGGCAGATTCTTGCAGCAGTTGGGAGAGaccccaatgatcaaatgttgccCATTGCATTGGCTGTAGTTGAAGATAAGACAAAGGATTCTTGGGCATGGTTTTTTGACCTGCTAGTTAGAGACTTGGGAGGACCAGAAATCTGTAAGAAATTTACTTTCATTTCAGATCAGCAGAAGGTAAAATTCTTGTCTTAACTTTGTGTTATAAAAATGTAACATTCTTGTTTTAATTTTGTAACAATTCAGTCCTTTGTGTTTTAAAAATTTAACATATTAAGACCTTTCCAAATGATTAGGGACTGTTACCTGCAATAGAGGAGTTATTGCCTGGAGTTGACCAGAAATTTTGTGTTAGACATCTATATAGCAACTTTAGAAAAAGGTTTCCAGGCAAGTAATTGAAGGAATTAATGTGGAGGGCACCAAAGGCAACCTATCCCCAAGCATGGGAAAGGGAAATGAGGGAGATGAGAAAGGTTAATGAGGAAGCATACAAGCATTTGTTGAAGATTCCTCCTAGATTTTGGAGTAAATCACAATTCAAATATACAACAAAAAGTGATGTGTTAGTGAATAATATGTCTGAAACTTTTAATAGTGTTATTATTGGACCAAGACAAAAACCAATTGTAACAATGATGGAGGAGATCCGAGGGTACCTCATGGATAGATGTGCAACTAATAGAGCCAAGATTAAAGAGTATAGTGAGTCTGTACTACCAAGAATTAAGAAGGTGCTAGAAAGAAGGCAAGAATTCTCAAGGTTTTTTATAGCAAGGTAATTCAAATGACACTTCATAAATGATAATAATTCTGAAACACTATACTCATACAATTCTCATTTTTTTAGGTTATCAGGCAACATGATTTATGAAGTGAGGCATACTAGTGTGACTGGGGAGAAATTCACCGTTGACCTCAATAAGTTTGAGTGCTCTTGTAGGAGTTGTATGTTAACTGGGATTCCATGCCACCATGCAATTTTCTGCATCCTCAGTAGATCTGAAGACCCTATTGAGTACATTCCTTCCTGGTTTAGGAAGGAGACATACCAAGCTTGCTATGCACCTTTGATATATCCAACAAA
Above is a window of Vicia villosa cultivar HV-30 ecotype Madison, WI unplaced genomic scaffold, Vvil1.0 ctg.000538F_1_1, whole genome shotgun sequence DNA encoding:
- the LOC131629216 gene encoding uncharacterized protein LOC131629216; the encoded protein is MGKILCDSTAAAEPFQGSPAAALPWIDSKSPSPMEAIGAVDLVVPMNLANEAFTGGGWEDVVGLEEAQRRHLQRLHAKGVLWKPPEINDSSLSSSDLRSVVFRLSYGGEVSSDGNCLFTASQKAMTVEDIDSRELRRRTVARFLQDFGSVSFEEGEAIDDAIRHMYSPDLRFGWGIHVVQEVKLLAKKEDRFSLDSAINELVHLGMQREMAAESIYKERCIPVNDGPTWAKYMLISGSLEDEYDIITLQYTEEGLLSVDENREGRAAAFGDDIAIECLATEFKREIYVVQAHGSDAMVDEENCVFFLPHRPRSEIAELPFFLFMKGTGWCGAGADHYEPLIAQPSAYVSQEKVAVVL